A single Chitinophagaceae bacterium DNA region contains:
- the atpC gene encoding ATP synthase F1 subunit epsilon encodes MHLEIVTQRGIVFNSNVEVGTFSGSDGSFQVLEHHANMISWLKIGIIEIKRKEDVVSFSIQGGVLEVCNNKATVLTDEAVLQK; translated from the coding sequence ATGCATTTAGAAATAGTCACACAGAGAGGTATTGTATTTAATAGTAATGTGGAGGTAGGAACGTTTTCAGGGTCGGATGGGAGTTTTCAGGTTTTAGAACATCATGCAAATATGATTTCTTGGTTGAAAATAGGAATAATAGAGATAAAGAGAAAGGAAGATGTGGTTTCTTTTTCTATCCAGGGTGGGGTTTTAGAAGTTTGTAACAACAAAGCCACGGTTTTGACAGACGAGGCGGTGCTACAAAAATAA